TCTCACCAACATATTTATGCTCAGGTTATTGATGATACTCAGCATCATACCTTGGTAGCCGCCTCAACTGTGGAACCAGAGTTGAAATCTAAATTAGGTTCGGGTTCCAATTGCGAAGCTTCAGTGGAAGTCGGGAAATTGATTGCAGCTCGCTCCCTAGAAAAAGGGATCACTAAAGTTGTCTTTGACAGGGGTGGTAATCTTTACCACGGTCGTGTGAAAGCACTAGCCGACGCTGCCCGCGAAGCTGGTTTAGATTTCTAATTTAGTCATTCGTCATTTGTTATTCGTTATTAGCAGAAGACAAATGACAAAAGACCCTTCTCCTGACCCAGACGCTACGCGTTGGCGTAGCCTGCGCTTTGCGCTTACGGGTGATGCCTCCGGCAGACCTGACGGCGTTAGCGTTCAGAACCTCCCGAATGAGGCACACCAGTCGCCTACAGAAAGAAACCTTCTTGCAGCGCTGGCTCACAAATGACAAAGGACATTTATTATGGCAACTGGTCGTCGTAAAGCTAACCGAACTAAAAAAGAAGAAACCAACTGGCAAGAGCGAGTTATCCAAATTCGACGGGTCAGTAAAGTGGTCAAAGGAGGTAAAAAACTGAGCTTCCGGGCGATAGTCGTTGTGGGTAACGAACGTGGTCAAGTTGGCGTGGGAGTGGGCAAAGCCTCAGATGTCATTGGTGCCGTGAAAAAAGGCGTCGCCGACGGCAAAAAGCATCTCATTGACATTCCCATGACCAAATCCAACTCCATTCCCCATCCTATTAACGGCATCGGTGGCGGCGCTCAAGTGATGATGCGACCTGCCGCACCCGGTACTGGCGTAATTGCTGGTGGTGCTGTACGTACGGTGCTGGAATTGGCAGGGGTTCGTAATATTCTCGCCAAGCAACTCGGCTCAAACAATCCTCTCAATAATGCAAGAGCTGCAATTAATGCCCTATCTACCTTGCGGACTTTTGCAGAAGTCGCCGAAGACAGGGGCATTCCTGTGGAAAATCTATACATTTAAGTAGTCATTTGTCCTGCATCTTTTGTTCTTACCAAATGACAAATAGCCCTTCTCCTGACCCAGACGCTACGCGTTGGCGTAGCCTGCGCTTTGCGCTTACGGGTTTACCAGTCGCCTACAGAAGGAAACCTTCTTGCAGCGCTGGCTCACAAATGACCAGTGACTAATATTACACAAGGTTTCGACTATGAGACTCACTGATGTTCGTCCTCAAAAAGGCTCAAAGAAACGCCGTCGTCGTTTAGGTAGGGGTGTTTCTGCGGGTCAGGGTGCTAGTGCTGGTAAAGGTATGCGTGGTCAAAACGCACGTTCCGGTGGCGGT
The sequence above is a segment of the Mastigocladopsis repens PCC 10914 genome. Coding sequences within it:
- the rplR gene encoding 50S ribosomal protein L18, which gives rise to MKLTGRESKQRRHRRIRGRVDGSTERPRLAIFRSHQHIYAQVIDDTQHHTLVAASTVEPELKSKLGSGSNCEASVEVGKLIAARSLEKGITKVVFDRGGNLYHGRVKALADAAREAGLDF
- the rpsE gene encoding 30S ribosomal protein S5; this encodes MATGRRKANRTKKEETNWQERVIQIRRVSKVVKGGKKLSFRAIVVVGNERGQVGVGVGKASDVIGAVKKGVADGKKHLIDIPMTKSNSIPHPINGIGGGAQVMMRPAAPGTGVIAGGAVRTVLELAGVRNILAKQLGSNNPLNNARAAINALSTLRTFAEVAEDRGIPVENLYI